CTTAGTTTTGCCAGAAATTGAAGGTAATGTCTATGAAGAGGGCTCTATTAAATATCTATTAACTGATGAACCTGTGATTTCAAAGACATTGAAATCTAAAGATGATACAACTTGGACATTGAGAGCTCACAGACATAAATTACTTGATGTAAAGGCTGGTGTTCTTGCTTTGTACAAAGagcttgaagaaagaatcaatTCTGCTGAACCTTTCGATATATTCATTGTAGGTTCTGCATACGTTGCTATGGTGTACACTTTGATCTCATTGTTTCTAGACATGAGAGTTACGGGTTCGAAATTTTGGATTGCATTGGCTGCCATTATCAATTCAGGCTCGGCATTTTTCATGGCACTATATACTTCTCAAAAGATTTATCACAGACCTGTCACTGCGTTGAGTTTAATCGAAGGCCTTCCATTTGTTATTGTAGTCGTTGGATTTAAAGACAAGATTAAATTGGCCAAGTACGTTGTGGATCAATTCAAGAGATTTGATGTCTCACAAAAAGTTACCACTTACCAAGTTGTCTACGACGCCATGATCCAAGAAGGTGGACGTTTAGTTCAAGACCATTTATTGTGTGTGATTGCATTTGGTGGATGTTCCATCTATGCCTCATCCTTATCTGCtctttcaaacttttgCTTTTTCTGCGGGTTGTTATTAGCTTATGATTTAATCTTAACTTCGTCATTTTTCGCTGCCGTTTTAGCGCTTAAGTTGGAAATTAGCATTATCCACAAAGCTACAACCATCAAGCAAACGTTGGAAGAAGACGGTGTGGTCCCATCTACTGCTGGTATTATTTCCAAGTCagaaactttgaagaagaacagagTTTTAAAGTCATCTTCCTCTCTACTTGTGGGCAAGCTGTTGTTTGTCACTGGTTTCATTGGATTCAATCTTTATAATTTTGGTACTAGATGGACATATGAGACATTTTCATCTTTGTACTCTAAGAGTCACACCAATGAATTGCCTGCTTTTGTTACATCTATTATTGCAAAGGAAAATAGTGAAGCTGttgtttctcttgttcCACCTCAATTCTATGAGCCAGCTAAGACTTATTTCCAAGTTGAAGATGgagttctttctttgatcCGTTATATATCTGTTGCCATCCGTGACAGATTTGTCAGTAAAGTTTTGATTTTCGCTTTGATAATGAGTGCATCAATTAATGTTTACCTATTGAATGCTGCCAGAATCCACACTGAACTAACTGCTAAcgatattcaaaagaaacgtGCCGCAAAATTGGTTCCAAAGCCATATTCCAACCACAATGAAAAACAATCACCATCCTCTAGTGCCAGCAATGAAACTAAGGTTGAAACGGTCACTGAACGTATGCCAGTTGTCGCCAGTATACAACACGAAATTGACACTGAAAGTGATTCTGACAACGGGTCAAGCGAGGTCCGTCCAGTTGAAGAGTTGGTTGATGTCTTGAAGAGTGGTGATGTTAAGTCTCTGTCGAATAGAGAGGTTGTATCATTAGTCGTTGCTAATAAGCTACCTTTGTATGCATTGGAAAAGCAATTGGGTGACACTACACgtgctgttgttgttcgtCGTAAGGCGCTAGCTATTTTGGCTGATGCACCAGTATTGGCTACGGAACGTCTTCCATACAAAAACTACGATTACAACAGAGTGTTTGGTGCATGTTGTGAAAATGTTATTGGTTATATGCCTTTGCCAGTTGGTGTTATTGGACCTTTGATGATTGATGGTGTGTACTACCATATTCCAATGGCTACAACAGAGGGATGTCTTGTTGCTTCTGCAATGAGAGGTTGTAAAGCTATTAACtctggtggtggtgttaCTACTGTATTGACTAAGGATGGTATGACAAGAGGTCCATGTGTTCGTTTCCCATCGTTGAAAAGGGCTGGTGCTTGTAAAATATGGTTAGACTCTGAGGAAGGTCAAAACAAGATAAAGAAGGCCTTCAACTCTACTTCCAGATTTGCTCGTCTACAACATGTTCAAACTGCCTTGGCAGGTGATTTGCTCTTCATTCGTTTCAGAACCACTACCGGTGATGCTATGGGTATGAATATGATTTCCAAGGGTGTTGAATTTTCGTTACACCAAATGGTGGAAGAGTATGGTTGGAAAGACATGGAGATTGTATCTGTTTCCGGTAACTACTGTATGGACAAGAAGCCAGCTGCCATCAATTGGATTGAAGGTCGTGGTAAGAGTGTTGTTGCAGAAGCAAATATTCCTGGTGATGTTGTGAGAAAGGTATTGAAGAGTGACGTTAAGGCATTGGTTGATTTGAACATCTCCAAGAACTTGATTGGTTCTGCTATGGCGGGTTCTATTGGTGGTTTCAATGCACATGCTTCGAATTTGGTTACAGCTGTGTACTTGGCGCTTGGTCAAGATCCTGCACAAAACGTTGAGTCTTCGAACTGTATGACGTTAATGAAGGAAGTTGATGGCGACTTGAGAATTTCTGTTTCGATGCCTTCTATTGAAGTTGGAACAATCGGTGGGGGTACCATTCTTGAACCCCAAAGTGCTATGTTAGATCTTCTTGGAGTGCGTGGGCCACACCCTACTGAGCCAGGTAAGAATGCTCGTCAACTCGCAAAGATTGTTGCCAGTGCGGTGATGGCCGGTGAGTTATCGCTATGTAGTGCATTAGCGGCTGGGCATTTGGTTCAAAGTCATATGGTGCACAACAGAGCTAAGCAACCTGTTGCTactggagctggagctcCAGTTTCGGGTCCAGGCCCTGTCTCCACCCCTGCTATCGCTACAAATGGCAAAGAATTGAGCGCTGAGCAATTGAAAACCTTAAAAGAGGGTTCAGTGATTTGCATCAAATCGTAAAACGTACGGTAGGGTGTTTCCAAACGCGCGCGCGTGCACGCACGCACGCTTGCTCGCTCGAGCGAgccaaaaataaataaaaaaaaatagatctgaaaaagaaagaagaacaagaatttTGGCATTAACTGGGTAGTGGATCTGATACGGTTGAGTAgcgaaagaaagaaaggaaaaaaaaattccaaaagaacGAAGATCCTAGATAGAGAAACAAAACTAAATCAAAcaagatgaaaaaaaaaaattactactactactactattactgGAACAACTTTACCAAAAAATGCCAAGttctaaagaaagaaacgAAGCATAAAAAAGCACACCAAGCAGCGATAGGTTTTCTGGTGGAAACCCAACCCAACACTACTAGGGAAGCGGGGTGAGCGGAGAGCAAGGGAAGAGGGAGAAAGGAAACAGGAAATCCCTGGCAGAACCGATATACTCTCTCTTTCCTGTAATTTGCCTGCCTGTCTGCCTGCCTCCCATTGTGAAcatgttgttgttgttgttgttgttgttgttgggttttttttagattgttttatttcctGTCGTTTTCCTATGTACAATATTGCATTACATTCtctataatatattataatcATTGAGCAAATATAAGCCTGTCTACCGGTTTTCTCGGTCCGGGGAACTGGTTCTGCCGTTACCCATGCCCTTGGCACGGGGCAGAGAGCTGTGGGTGCATTCTTGGTCGAGCCATAGCCTTGGCAAGGGGGGTGGGTCAGCCCTAGCCTAGCTTTAGTCCAAGATTAGCCTTCTTGGGCGTTCCTGTGACCATGCGGCTGCTCGGCAACTCCGCCACTCGGCTAGTCCAAGCCTCGGCTATTGGCAGGACCGGCAAGAACCCCCCCCCCCAGCGAAGGGCCCCTTTAGTTCCCTTCCCTTCCCTTTGCCGCCCTTTTTCAGCCATACGTACCTTCCGCGGACGCATCTTTTTCCTTAATTTCCCTTCCGTGGGACAACAACCAGCCCAAGAATGGGGTTCCTAGATATTCCTAGATCGCTCTTTGTCTCTGTCTGccctattttttttttttttcgccGTTTCGAAACGCAAactcgaaaaaaaaaaaaaaattgctagtttttgttttactcTTTGTTCGCGTAGTTCTCGGCTTTCGGGTTTAGCTACAGAAAACGTAGCTTCTTTCGATATTTCCCAACAGAAAATGTACTGTAATACCAAAAAGAATCAGGGCCGCTAGCGCTCGAGAGAAACGCCTGCGAGGGGTTCTGGCAGAGGTGCTTCAAGCAGTACTGCAAGCAATACCGCAGGCAGCACCGCAGGCAGCACCACCAGTAATTACCTGCCTACCGGCGATTCTGGGAATTCGTCATATTGTGGTTATGTCTACATGTCGAATGGATCATTCCACGAGTCAAGCGTTCGAGCGATCGTATCTTGCATTATGACAAATGCGAGTATGGAACCTAGACCCGAAACAATCGATGCCTTTGAGGTTTCCCCTCCTTTCTCGCTCACTCCCCACCGCGAGCAGATAATTCTCGTTTTCTTTGTGCGGGCGTTTCTGGTTCTGGGTCTGGTTCCCCCTTGGCTCTGCGTTTTCTTGGCAGAGATAACGACACGACGACAGAATGGCTGAacgaaagaagaaagaaaacaggtAGTACAGGCAGAGAGgcaggcaggcaggcagGGCAGGCCCAGGGATCGCTATGTTCGATAGTGCAGTTGTTTTGCCGAGCCTTGCCTTGCCaggctttggctttggctttggctttggctttggctttggctttggctttggctttggctttggctttggctttgcCAGGCCTTGTGATGCAGGGCAAACCCAGGCCCAACGTAGCGACTGCGTAGCACCCTCGAGAGCCCTCTCTCCTTCTGCGGCCCGTCTACGTCTTCCCGTCTGTTCCTCAGAACCCCcacacacaaaaaaaaaaaaaataataccgaaaacgaaacgaaaaacgaaaacacacacacacacacacacccaACCTAAACCTAATTCTGGACCGCCCTATCTCTTTACTAAGCCGGTACGGTGCAACTACGCTCTTCTGGCCATTCTCGCTTCTGGTGTTGCTGGTAACCATTCGTTACTCCCAGCGCCATATTGCAGAATAACGAGGCTTTCCGAGTTTAATTACTTACTACAAACTGTCTATCTAAAATAAAACCCTGCCTATAACACTGCCTATAACCCCTTCCTGCACGTTCTTTCTGTTCAAGCGCAAATCTCAGTTCCTAAGACGCGCCCAATTACATTTCCCATTCCCCATTCCCAGACCTCCCCCTCCTCTTCGGCTTAGTTTAGTATACACCACTACTATtcactactactactactactactactactactgctagCGAAAAATTGAGAGTTtaatattccaaaaaaaaaaattagagtagaagaaaaaaaaaaaaaaacaatgcccaaaaagaaatgaatgGTAGTTCGTGAAAAAGCAGTTACACACCGTCGGTTCTTATAAAATCAGTGACTGAAATGAAAGGGTAGCCGCATGAGACGACAGTTAAGGCGAGGCTTGAGACTTGATACTTGATACTTGAGCATAGGAGAGGATATATATCTGTTATTGAAATTACTAttaccattattattgatattgttggTTGGTGTTTGTAGAAGACAAGTTCCACTATCTAACATAGTTTAACAGTACAAAGGAAACTTGGATAAGGTTGTTTTCGAGCTCGAACAACCATTTACGATTTTGCGCGTATCTATCGATCCATCTGGTTTGTCCGGTGAAAGTAGGAAAATAGAGCACTTTCTGGCGCATCTTCACGCGTAGAATACTGGTTATTTGGTAGGATATGGCAGAAGTCCGGCAGCAGTCGCTCCCACAGACGCAGCAACAGCCGTGCGCCTCAAGTCCGGCATCTGACAGTACTGCTAGTACATGTGGCGGAGGCGGCGGCAGCGGCAGCGGGACCAGCTTCGCACAAATGTCGCTGGTCGACCAGCAGCGACACCACCCACAAGTGTTTTTGCTTGGCATCTCTGCAGACGACCCCAGGCATTTCAAACCCATGTCGAAGGAACGAAAGGCCGATGGGAAAACCAAGAGAAACACGTTCGCGTGCATTACGTGCCATTCGATGAAGCAAAAGTGTAATCCGGGAAACCCAAACGATATCTATAGACACCCTTGTGTTCGGTGTGCAAAGCTGAACAAGCTGTGCCAGTTTGACCTCTCGAAGAGAAGGCgtaagaagaaaaagaagaagaggctCGAAAACGACGGCGACGATGTTAGCGGTATCCGGGCCGACCCGGGTGCCTCGAATATGAAGCTGGCTTCTGATGGGGCTCCGGTCATTGCCCGAACAACTACTGATGTCGGAACAAAGGATATCGCCGAGAAAGATGCAGACCACCACTCGCCTGGTTCCGTGCTTTCTCCGCAGCAGCACAATGGACCGGGAGCAGcatctgctgctgctgctgctgccgccGCCGCCGTTTCCCTAGTAGGCTCGATATCGGCCCCACTGCCATTCCATGGCGCTCAGCAAAATTATCACCATCAGACTGCTACTGCAGGCTCAGACTCAATGGCCGGTGGCTTCGTCCATGGGTACCCCCACACCCGCCATAATGCATATGCCAACATGGACGCCCACAAAACACCCGGTATGGACCATAGTctgaaaatgaaacaaGTGTTCGGCGCCCACTCGTCAACTCTCAATGGCCAGCTTTCTGCACCAGCAGGCTGGCAGTTCGCATCCCCTGTGATAAATCAACGGCAACGATTATTGCCAAAACCCTGGCTGGAAGCGGACCTTAAACGTCTGGAACACAATAGCGCGAATAACggcaataataataccactaataatcataatcataatcataatcaCAATAACAGCCACGTTCAAGCGCACAATCAGTTTCAGCATAATATCGACGTTCCCCACAATTCAATTCACCATCGCGATTCAAACAGCAACGCCCCAATCACCTTAGGCCAACATTTCTCGACTACTAATCATGCACTGGGTGCAGATCAGTACCATAATTCTCAAATCCAAAACAGATACAATAATACCCTCAGCCCAGTGAGCACTGGAAATGGTATCAACGTTCACCCAGACATCAACAACTTGCCTAAGGATCAAACCTTGAAATTTATATCGCCAACTATCCCATCAATCCATGACTACATGGGAGAAAATGGTGAGAATAAATCTCTCGCGCAAGATTTAAGAAATGCCTCTCCAGTTGATTTAAAGTCCCCTGCTTTACCGCTCAAGAGTTCGCAGATTAATGATTACGAACTAGAGATCACCAACTTACTCTCTTGGCAAAAGGGAGCCTTGGAATTGATATCGGAAAAATTGTCGTCTCAGGCTGCCGCATGGGATGATATTGTTCagacttcttcttctgttccATTGTACACAGATCCTTTAGCACTAGGATTGATTTCTGAACAAGACGCTTTATATCATTTGAAACTCTACCGGGAAACAATGTCAAAGAAGTTTCATTTGCCCTTGGTGAAGATTCCTGATGATGTTACCATAGACCAACTAAGGAAAAATCAACCAATTCTTTTCTCCACTATCCTTTCTGTTGTATCACTAATAATCCCAGCGTCTCATAAATCAAAATGTGACAGACTGAAACTAGACAACTTCGCGTTATCATTAATATGCCATCATGGTATGAGATTGGGAAGCAAACGGCCTGAATTGATCCGTTCCTTGTTGGTATTATGCTTATGGTATAACTTTTCAGAGTGGAATAACCAAACAAGAtatcatttcttcaattaTATCTGTTGTTCGGCGATTCGTGAATTCGATTTAAACGGGAACAGTCGGCTAATGGGGATGATGGACTCATCCCAACAAGTACCTGTCTCAGATAAAAGGGAACCGGAACacgatgatgatttctACCGTATGGTACTTGTCATTTACGTTTCAGGCTTAAACATATCCATTTTCTTGAGGCAGCCTATACAGTTACGTTGGTCTCCAAAATTCGATTCTTTCTGTGAAGGACTCCTAAAGGGCCAATACCCATCAAAGGTTTATGGATTTGATAGTGATCAAAtttttgttgtgttttcCAGAATTAACTACTGCCTTGAACTCATTCATACCCATATTCAACTAACTTCAGGCTTAATGGAAAATACTTACATTACATTCGATACAGAAAAGTTCATCGATAAGATGAAAATAACCTTGGATGGTCTAGCCCCACAAATAGCACCTGATAGACATCGTATGTGGACCTTCTTCCATTCCGTTTACGTCTATTTATACGAATCGATTTTAATAGAATTCTTTCAGTCTAGAACTATGGAGGATAAATTTGAGATGACTGAAATACCGAAAGATGTCGAAGATGCGTTTATCAAATGTACGGAAAGGTGTTTGATAACGTTCCAACACTTCTTTGAATTGACCCCACACTTGATTGCGTCCATGCCGTTATTCCATGTTACCAGGATAATATACGTTCTTGGTGTGTTGTTATTAAAGGTTAGATTTGGTGTGATGACAATATCTGCCATCCATCACTTGAAGCCAATGACTGACTCCTGTGGTGATATCGTTCGGAAAATGTGTGAACTTTTGGAGGAGACATCGGCATTATACCCTCATAACACTTTTGTTGTTAAACTAAGGTATATGTGCGCGCTATTCTCTCAAACCTATGCAACCAATCTCAGGAAATACCTAGAAAGACAGAACCGTAATTCggatattgaaagaaataaccTCTTCCAGTCTGGGGATGTTTCGTCATTTTTCGTTGACTCAATGATATTAGAGAATTCAATAAACTCTTTGAATGAACAATTCTGGACTGATATGTTGACGAACTTATTATAGGCATAATACTTGGTCGACTGCTTTGATAAAAGAAGTATTTGTGATTTTTGCCGTTTCTCCGTCTTCCTCTGCctttttgaaatcaattgGTTTCAACATGTTGTGTACTACATATTTCAAGTATAATTCGTATATTTTATCAAGTCTTTCGTGTAGTTCATGGTGCGTTAAATCagaaaatattacaatCCAGAGGTTAGAAGCCGTAAACAATGCATGTATTCTATACTTCCCTGTACTGATTGTTCGAAGTGTATTACCTGGGGCCATTTTCACTGACATGCTTCTTAGTGAGTGAATCATACCGTATATAAGCTTACCTCTAGATTGCTGCGTCTTAGAGTTCACAATGGGTGTAGAATGATTCAATGTATATTCCTTATCAAAGATACAATTACCTAATCAATAATAGTCAAAAAGTAGCAATAGAGGTTAGTAAAAGTCTGTAATAGCATTCGAACGATAGAGTATATTCTAAATGTCCAAACTCCTTTATACGGCTTTCGTTTACACATACAATGTCTATCGAAAATCCAAAGAGAATAAATCATCTTTCTATTCTTGGTTCACTAAGTTTATTACTGGGTTAGATATAATGATGGTTTTGATTGACCCTAGATGGTGTTCTCCTTTATCCAATTTTCTTAGTACGATCCAGTCGTAATGTATTGACCAGGCTTTCATCAAGCAAACCTTTGAAACAGATGTGTGAAATAAGTAAGCTTCAAATAACAGACGACTGAATCACGTGATTggataaaagaaaagaaccGAATAGTTGGCCAAAGGCGTTTTAGACAAGATGGCAGTTACAAGGTTTAGACGCATCTACAGATACTGTGCAGATGAGCATTGTATGTAGTTATACATAGTACTAAAAACTTAGTAAGTCAATTTCCTCAGAGTGATTTTGGGTCGCAGGTTGCTGGTGGTTTCCATTCGATTTTTGGGAATTTGGTGCAGGTTGAAGGTCTCCGAATAGATCTGCGTCGTCGGAATGGGCAACAGGGTTGGatgctgtttctgttttaCCTGTAGTTGATGCTGTGACCGTAGTTTTGAATGGTTCCTTTTTTGCAGATGAGAATAATGATCCGAAAGGATCAGAAGCCTTAGCTGCTTCCGCGATAGCTGGTGTGACAGCTGTTGCTGGTGCATGTGGGTGAGATGGAGTCGCAAAGGAGTTATCGTTTGAGAACACCAGGTCATCCAATCTGTTGGACACTGGGGCAGATGGAGTAGCACTTTGGAACTCTGCAAAATCttcgtcgtcatcgtcatcaatatctgctgctgctgctgctgcctgGCTATTAGTTTGCTGatcttgttttttatttttagcACCCTCATTTTCTTGTATGTCAAGGAGATCGGATGACCCTTCGCTTTGTCTTGGttcatattcttcattAGGGTTGTAGCTAGATTTGCTGTTTCCATTGTCCAAGCCATAAGGTTGTGGTTTCTGGTAACCgtcgtcatcatcgctATCAAAATCGGCACTGACAGAGATTCCCTGGTTTGTTGATCTGGTATAACCCGCACGGGAGTTTACGTTAGCACCCATTCCGGGCACAATACCGCCAGCAACACCTTTGTATTTCTTCATGGTCTCTCTGGCTTTTTTACGTTCTTGTCTAATCATCTCGTCGCTTTCCAACAGCTTGACCAATTGGCTCGCTCTATTTCTAACATTAATCCCTTGATCTCTTCCTTGCGAGTCAATATAATGGAAACTCTCGAGCATTTTAACTAAGTTCAAGTTATTGCGAACATCATCAATAAACCTCTCACTTCCGTGTTTAATTAGGTATTCTAATAACTGAAGGGCCTTGTAGATTTGTCTCCATTCACTAGCCGTTTTCTCGGTGAAACGCCTAAAGATCATACCCAAAATTTCCTCCCGTTCCCGATAGTTGTACGTACCTTGCGCAATCTTCTCCATTAACGTCGAGGATGCACCCCACGGTTCATTATTGGTAGCCTCCCTTACTTTGGCCTCCATTTCCGTGTAATTAAACACTACATTCTGCGCCTTTCTGAAGTACTTTTTAGCATCATAAAGGGATAGCTTCGTTATCGAATCTTCCAGCGACATTTTTACGTAGTTCTTCCACTAGCTTTATAAGGGATAAATTTCTCCAGCAACCAGTCACTATTTCTGCGATTACTCGGATCTCTACTCGCTATCTATCTCCGCTTTCTTGAAATGACTTTCCatatttcttgtttcatgtacttattatattttatatatgcTAAAGAAACTAAAGTTAAATTAATCTGTGTGATTTCGCCTATAATTACTGAATTTTTACCCTATTTCTTTGGATGGGTAAACAGTATAGGAGTAGGGAGGGAAGAAGAGGGAAGAAGAGTAGCTAAATAGTCGAAATGCGACTAACAGGTGGATTAAACTAAAGACTAATGATATTTATTGATTATTAATTGTTTGAAAGTCGATTGATTAGAGTattatagtatagtatttcgtaatattttttttccagtctTGTTCCGTGTTTTATGAGCCTGCAATAGAGTATCTAAGGGCCAGGACCAGGAGATCATGCTATACCCTGAGCTGCACGTTCCCATTTTGAAGTTTCTACCCATCCAGCATTTATGACCTTGACGACGTCCTGTAGATTcaagtttttcttcaagtgTGCATCTTCCATGACTAATCTTTTGTAGATGACACCGTACTTCTTCGGACTGATATCTGCAAACGATTCTCTGGCTTTCTTTGCACTCTCGAGGGTGTTCGAAGGCGTGACTGTGAGCCACAGCTTACGCCTTTTCTCCCATACCTCTGGTCCTCTTGAAAAGGTGTCGACACTGTCTGCCTTCTTCAGCTGATCCTCCTGCCGTAGCTTGGCGACTTCTTGCACTGGGTCGAACGACAAAAAGTCCTGCGAGTTCTCCTCACCTTCTCCGCTTGTCTCTACATTATTCTCGGTAGAAAACCCGTCTGCAAGCGTCTCTGAGTTACTGCTCAACCTATTGTCATGGTTGGcatcctcatcatctgCGTGCAGCAGGTTCCCGACACACTCAGGCTCCAGAAACATGTTGTTCACGGTGATCTGTTCGCACTCGGTATCGCTATCGTTCAAAGCCTCGTGTGCAACATTTTTCACCGTCCGCACAATCTTCCCCATAAAATTTTTGACCGACCGCTTCAAGCTCAGACTCCCCGAGCTTCCAGCACTCGCACTTGAACGCGACCTCAGCCTGGGCACAGGCGTCATAGAATCTCTCGACATTCTAAACTAAAGGCTAATAACTAAACTGAAGCAAACTGAGCTCTTGTCCTGTCTTGTGTCTTGTCTTGGCAACCAACAAGTCTTATCTGCtgtctctctttctttttggacGATCAGGGGTGTTACAATTTAATCAAAGAACACCAACAAACCACCTCTAAACTGATACTTCACTACCAACTCCTTATGTACTCGTCCTGTACACTCCTTGACAACCACACGCAGCTGCAAAAACGCCTTCTGTCCCTCTTTTCCCTTCTGTcctctcttctctttctctttcataTACTCTTAAATTTCAGGTTTTAAAACTAATTCTGATAAATTCGTTCTTCTTACTTGATGACAcaactaaaagaaaagtctGAAACGAAAAAAGTACAGATACGCACATACCAAACCCCGGACGGTATCAAGGGGAGTGAAGGAGTGTGGGTCGATGTGTGCAGCGTGTTCTGGCGTAATTCTTGcgctctttttttaattttggaTATAGCGTTCCTTCctcttgtcttgtcttgtcttggCCCTGtaatttatttatttagCCTTTCTGTCCGGGGGTTCTCTTGCCTACCATTGTAGATGCCTGGCCCTTGCAGCATGGTCGATGTTGTTCAAAGTGTCGTCCATTACCAGTATCTCTATGTGGAAAATGCCAAACGATAGGCCGTCATGCACTTGAGCAGACCATTCCCTTGACGTGATGTCGTACCTTGTAGTCGATGCGTACGACTGGAGCGGTGGGAGAAGCAAGATATCGACCTTGATTGCGAAGGGGATATCGCGCTCTGGAATGGCACCTTTCACGCTGTCCGGGTTCGAGAGATTTGCGGGAGTTCTCCTGCTGCCTGGTGGATGCTGCCCGCTCAGCACGCCGCAGTGCTGGAGCGCAAGGATGATATCTGAGTCGTCTGTGTAGATATCTGTGCCCCAAATTTCTCTATTCTGGTACCTGATGTTCTCCCCGCGCTCAACCTGGCGCAAGTACGTGTAATCGATCATGATTGTACAGATCGAGTTTATCTGGTCGTGCGATAGCCT
This genomic interval from Kluyveromyces marxianus DMKU3-1042 DNA, complete genome, chromosome 4 contains the following:
- the GAG1 gene encoding Gag1p, translating into MSRDSMTPVPRLRSRSSASAGSSGSLSLKRSVKNFMGKIVRTVKNVAHEALNDSDTECEQITVNNMFLEPECVGNLLHADDEDANHDNRLSSNSETLADGFSTENNVETSGEGEENSQDFLSFDPVQEVAKLRQEDQLKKADSVDTFSRGPEVWEKRRKLWLTVTPSNTLESAKKARESFADISPKKYGVIYKRLVMEDAHLKKNLNLQDVVKVINAGWVETSKWERAAQGIA
- the RXT3 gene encoding Rxt3p — translated: MSDELYRQTQNRIYSMQETLLNSSRESRTAVAAVTAADETENTTSPEVSTLSAVSGRKGAEGQKGGHSGVEVSSKSVLEYTAKNYAQQRCNLGTLEYDPMRVGRFAQGKPSTESLPFPYNFKSISSPRPFIPRLSHDQINSICTIMIDYTYLRQVERGENIRYQNREIWGTDIYTDDSDIILALQHCGVLSGQHPPGSRRTPANLSNPDSVKGAIPERDIPFAIKVDILLLPPLQSYASTTRYDITSREWSAQVHDGLSFGIFHIEILVMDDTLNNIDHAARARHLQW